Below is a genomic region from Triticum dicoccoides isolate Atlit2015 ecotype Zavitan chromosome 5A, WEW_v2.0, whole genome shotgun sequence.
caacaacagtggcaaggttaaggtaacacgtaccgtTCATGTgcatttagtatctctacatatgctgattatgttgattgtgatgtggtacctatgcaagcatgttccttattacttggtagaccatggcaatttgataaaaattctgtacaccatggtagaaacaatcagtgtactcttgttcataaggacaaaaaaattacgttgcttcctatgactcctgattccatttttaaagatgatattaatagagctaataaaacaaaacaggagcaaaataagagtgaaaatcagattgtggcaaaagaatttgagcaacaaatggagcctaataataaaccatctagtgttgcttgtgaaattaaattgaaaggtgcatgtttacttgccaccaaatctgatattgatgatctagattttagcaaatctgtttgctatgcttttgtatgCAAAGagtcattattttcattcgaggacgtgccttcctctttgccccctgctgtcactaacattttgcaggagttcgctaacgTATTCCcataagacgtgccaccgggattaccacatattcgagggattgagcatcatattgaattaattcctggtgcatcattacccaactgtgcgccataccgtaccaatccagagcagacgaaggagataatgcgtcaagtacaagagctgcttgacaaaggttttatacgcgaatcccttagtccttgtgttgttcctataattttagtgccgaaaaaggatggtacgtcgcgtatatgTGTTGATTgtggaggcattaataatattactattagttatcgtcatcctattcctaggctagacgacatgcttgatgaattgagtggctctacaatattctccaaagttggttTGCGTAgtgcataccatcaaattcgtatgaaattgggagatgaatggaaaacaacatttaaaactaagtttggattatatgagtggttagtcttgccttttgggttaactaatgcacctagtactttcatgagattaatgaatgaagttttacgtgcttccattggacgatttgtggtagtctattttgatgatatactgatttatagtagagctttggaggaacatttggaacatttatgtgctcttttaattgctctacgtgatgcacatttgtttggtaaccttgggaagtgcaccttctgcaccgaccgagtatcttttcttggctatgttgttactccacagggaattgaagttgataaagccaagattgaagttattgagagttggccacaacccaaaatggtcacacaagtaagcaattttcttggccttgctggattctataggcgttttgtgaaagatttcagcaccattgctgcacctctcaatgagcttacaaagagggATGTACCGTTTGTTTGAGGTACCGCACAGgatgaagccttcacggtattgaaagataagttgacacatgctcctttactccaacttcctgattttaataagacttttgagcttgaatgtgatgctagtggaattggattaggacgtgtgttattacaagatggcaaacctgttgcatacttttctgaaaaattgagtgggcctagtctgaattattctacttatgataaagaattatatgcactagttcagactttagaaacatggaaacattatttatggcccaaagaatttgttacacattctgatcatgaatctttgaaacatattaaaagtcaagctaaactgaatcatagacatgctaaattggttgaattcattgagactttcccttatgtcattaaacacaagaagggtaaagaaaatgttattgctgatgcattatctcgtcgctatactatgctttcacaacttgacttcaaaatacttggtttggagaccatcaaagatcaatatgtgcatgatgctgattttaaagatataatgcagaattgtaaagaaggaagaacatggaacaagttcgccattaatgatggatttgtgtttcgtgctaacaagctatgcattctagctagctccgttcgtcttttgtagttgcaggaggcgcatggaagaggattaatgggacactttgacaTGAAGAAGAcgcaggatatacttgctacacatttctttggccaaagatgagacgggatgttgagctttttgttgctcgctccactacatgtcaaaaagctaagtcatgactcaatcctcatggtttatatatgcctttgcctgtaccgaatgttccttgggaggatatatctatggactttgttttaggtttacctcgaacaaagaaggggagggatagcatatttgctgtcgtggatagattttcgaaaatggcacactttataccatgtcataaaagcgatgatgctgttaatgttgctgatttgttctttcatgaaattatttgcttgcatggtgtgccaaatactattgtttcatatcatgatactaaatttcttagccacttttggagatgtttatgggctaagttggggactaaacttctttttagtactacttgtcaccccaaactgatggacaaactgaagtagtcaatagaacattgtctactatgcttagggcagttttgaagaataataagaaaatatgggaagaatgcttgcctcatattgaatttgcttataatcattcaatgcattctactactaagatgtgaccTTTTGAAATAGTGTATGGTTTCCTatgtcgtgcacctattgatttgttgcctcttccatcttcggagaaggttaattttgatgctaaagaacgtgctgaattgattttaaaaatgcatgagttaactaaggaaaacattgagtgtatgaatgctaaatataaacttgatggagataagggtagacaatatgttgtgtttgcacctacagatcttgtttggtttacatttgcgtaaggatagatttcctaatttgcgcaaatcaaagctaatgacaCATGCTGATGgtgcttttaaggtgttagagaaaataaataataatgcatataaacttgagttgtctGCAGATTTTGGgtgtagtcccacttttaacattgcagatttgaagccttatttgggtgaggaagatgagcttccgtcgaggacgactttatttcaagaaggggaggaatgaggacatgaataccattgttacatccacagcccctgctactctacatactggaccaattcctagagctcgcacacgccaattaaattatcaggtactttcgtttcttggtaatgattctaatgttcatgagaatatgatgctgcctaaattggatacatttgttttgcttacaaatgaagggcctggcatggataaaagggatgaacactagagcaagaccaagcatggagatgatggcatgtgcaaggggatcaagaacggagttacaagtgatgactttaggactttggagccaccatacggagtgcatgaagccttggacgaaatatacaagatgccacttcataaatttcgtctagaggctattctaggtgctgcgtaaccttattattgggccaagcccatttattttcaaaatacttaagtataggctatttttagagaacGTATGTGtgcggaaacaagagttagggttggtttcggacccctcctcaaacgttcacgaaattcccccctcttcctccatatatacaaaccTTAGGGTGTTGTTTAAacattgggttttgtttagattaaagtttgccatagctgcaacttcgcgtacttcattagtgttcaatgaccagacaaaggcgtcacagaaccccacctttgatcaataaaactttcctcttatattcgcaataacaagattgcaatcttagtttcttgctcgttcttcgtttgcctgcaggaaatggACCTTCGTGGTCAAGTTGATCATGTTCTGTCTTGgtgaataacctctcggagttggtttagcgattgctaaggtgcgacgtcctcgcacgttcgtagtcggatcgtcaaagtcgacttcttgcaaaacaatagccaccatctcatcgatagacgagacacctttgcctctatcattctaGGTCAAAAAGTCATGCTTAGGGGCCGAATTTGAGGGTCCTCCGGGACTACTGTGCAAGCCAGTAGTTTTTTTAGATTTCCATGCTCGTcacgagcattttgagtacttgtgggtccagaacagactccgaatgacaaagttatgaccgttttagtgaacgctAGTCCTTCATATGACAGTCCTGGAAAGAACTGCATTTTCTCTTCACGCATTCTGGCATGCCGCCCCAAAATTTTGTGCCgtccatagtggagatattgtttccacatatatagtgaccgatgccaggaatgccctcctaTTATTGGCTATCACACATGTAGGTTACGGCATGCCACACGgacaaaacaaggagaataaggcttacaGTCGCCTTATTTTTCTTtaatttacaaccaaatgggattccccgaatcatagagcatgtgcagaatgcaaTGTTTTTCTTACCAGGCGGACTAATGTTTAtactcaccataatctctcggatttccGTCCAAAGGAATgctaatgggttcagaaacttgtgtgaaaagcaacgacaaatgatgttctttgactttcaggggcaaAAGGTCCTCCTTAGGGTCAAATTAGAGGGTCCTCCAGGACTCTTGCACAAGACGGAAGGTATCTTCTAGATTCCAACGCTCTTTGTGAGCATTTTGATTACTTGTGGGTCCGAAACGGACTCCGAATGTCAaacttatgaccgttttagtgaacaccggtccttcatatggcagtccttgaaagcacTTCATTTTCTAATGATGCGTTCTTGCGCACCGCTCCAAAATTTTGTGTCCtacatagtggagatattgtttccacatatatattgattgatgccaggaatgccctcctaTTATTGGCTATCACACATGTACGTTATGGCATGCCACatgtcaaaaacaaggagaataaggcttatagtcgccTTATTTTCatgaatttacaaccaaatgggattcctcggatcatagagcatgtgcagaatGGAACGTTTGTCCTTACCAAGCGGACTAATGTTTATACTCACCATAATCTCTCAGATTtcttccaaaggagtgccaatgggttcagaaacttgtctaaaaaccaGCGGCAAGTCGAAAATCCTTATGTGATCGCGAGCTCACAGGTTCCCTCTATATGTGCCATTTATTCACCTAGCGATCTAAGCTGCAATGGGTATAGTGATGGGTATTCCTCCACATATATTATCGCTCCAAATAGGCCATGGCCCACTACGCAGTTAACCCCGCCAGTCAGTGGGGTGGCGGATCAGACGGGACTGGACGGGGCGAACCATTTTCTCACAGAAGCTGGTCCAAAGGAGCTGTTTTGCTCATTTATGACAGCACCGGTGGTAGGTACCAATCTTCTCCAGCACACCTCCTCCCACTCATCCTTCTTCATATACAAGTCAACCAGGCAGATCTTCTGAGCCAACTAATCCAGACTAGGGCCACAAATCCTTCCGGAGAGCATgtctgcatcatcatcatcaagcgGCTTCGAGCAACTCCCGCCGCTAATCAGCTGCCCTCAGTGCGGCGGTAGGATCTTCACCTGGATTGCTCGGGTGGGGCAGAATGCAGGCATTCATTTCTACAAGTGTGTCAACAAGGATGTGAGTACAATCCATTCTCCAGTCATTCATCTAAGTAGTCGTGTGCCAATCGGATCGGCTAACATATCGAGTTTTAGTGTATGATTTGCTTTGTTCTTGCAGTCTGGAATTTGCAACTACATGAGGACCAAGGAGAAGTACCTTGCAGAGTTAAGCTTTCATTTGGGGATGACACAACAGACTGGATACGACAGCAGCCAGGCCGGATCGGTTATGAACTGCAGAGTCCGTGTGGTCGAGCAGCAGCGCAGTGTTCCAGCCGTAGGCCAAGCCATCAGGGTTAATCAAGCAGGCTCTTCCGTCGCCGCGCtctgtgttcttgtgttcttggatGCTGCCATACTCTTTGTGGGTGTCTTATTTTCATGGCGTTGCTGAAAGGAGTGTCACTCCTTAGCAGGTAGAcggtggtcttggtcttcttgccaGACTAGAAATAATGATTAGGATGGGTGAAGTGTGTCTTTTGTAACCCAGTCGTTGGTGATCAGAATCTGGTAGTGCGTCCTTTGTATTGAAGTGGTTGGTAATGAGAATCTGGAAGCTTGTACTTTGTATCCCAGTGGTTGCTAATGAGAATTGACTGTGGTTATTCCATAAGACCGTTGTTAAGATATGTGATCTGAACAATCAGCAATCAATTAAGGTTTAGATATTTATTTTTGCCCCGGCCATATTATCAATTGGGCAGCAGCACTAATGCTTGATCTTCTTTTCTGTAGCTAATATATCATAATTATCTCTGTGGAAACAAGTTCATTTACTATATAAATTGGAACCGGCAGGTGCTGTCAGTGGCATGACCACTGGGCGCAACAAATGCTAGCACCTACCCCGGTGATCTAGATATTTCCTGACCTTATCTCCACCCACCAGCCCGCACCCACCCAACAGCCCTCATACCAGCACTGTGTCTCGCTTGCCCCCGTTTCAGCTACACTCTCAAGCGAAGTCGCCGGCGATTTGTCCCACGGCGTAACCATTCCAGCGGGGGAGATCCATAGGTATTATTCCCCAGTCGATCTATAATTTCATGGTGCCGCACAAATGTTTGTATGCTGTATCCTGATCCGCATGTAGTTATTCGAACCACCAGTCAAAATTTCGGCTGTAATCATGCTCTTCACCGCATGAATTAATCAAGTTCAGTCATACTCCTGTCTAGTTATCATGCTCAGCCAGCATAGTTCGTCAGCCATGAGGGGCCACACATGTATAGATAATTTCACTCCATGTTTTTTAGCACATGCTCTCCATCTATCATATTCTAGCCTACATTCGTTTAAGCTCCGTCACAATCAAAGTTTTCACATTGGTAGGAATCATGTATGACGCCGGAAGTTGTGATGGGGCCGCAGCCTCTGGGGATGCAGCTGATGACAACAATCATGGACAGCCACAGCAAGCTAATCAACAACAGGCACCTCCTGCTCCAACTTCTCGAATTTCAGTCAGAAAAGCAGTAGAAGTAATCCAGACATTTGACGAATACAAGTGGTGGCTCATTGCTGAAATTGGTTTTGGTGGAATGCTAAAGCTACCCTTCCTCCAGAAGCTTAATCTTAAGTTTAGCGCCTGGACTATGAGCAAGGTCTGCGTTGAGCATCGAGCGATTGTTTTGTCAGAAACCAAGATACTAAAGTTTTTTGTGGAAGACATCCACAAGGTTTTTGGCATCCCGTGTGGACACCGGAGTGTTAGAGGGCGTGATGGTTTCATCAAGCCAGAAGCTATAACATTCATAAAGAGGACGCTAGGCATGGGCAGGACGGGAGTGCATAGCCTGCATGCGGCTGAGGAATTCCTTCTCCGTGACAGATCCGAGGATTCTAGCAAGATGGAGAAGGATTGCTTTCAGattgcatttgtcatttttgttatGGGACATGTGCTGGCACCTAGAACAAAACATGATTATGGCACCATAGACTACTGGGGTGTGTTGGCAAATACGGAGAACATATCACAATTCAATTGGTGTGAGTTTG
It encodes:
- the LOC119297155 gene encoding uncharacterized protein LOC119297155; the encoded protein is MSASSSSSGFEQLPPLISCPQCGGRIFTWIARVGQNAGIHFYKCVNKDSGICNYMRTKEKYLAELSFHLGMTQQTGYDSSQAGSVMNCRVRVVEQQRSVPAVGQAIRVNQAGSSVAALCVLVFLDAAILFVGVLFSWRC
- the LOC119300782 gene encoding uncharacterized protein LOC119300782 — its product is MYDAGSCDGAAASGDAADDNNHGQPQQANQQQAPPAPTSRISVRKAVEVIQTFDEYKWWLIAEIGFGGMLKLPFLQKLNLKFSAWTMSKVCVEHRAIVLSETKILKFFVEDIHKVFGIPCGHRSVRGRDGFIKPEAITFIKRTLGMGRTGVHSLHAAEEFLLRDRSEDSSKMEKDCFQIAFVIFVMGHVLAPRTKHDYGTIDYWGVLANTENISQFNWCEFVLEFLLEAVRRLKNDMMANNMNANLVGCHLFLQIFFLDNVDLGIFNKNHNVLPRISDFDQTSIKNMITMATDIGMGPTSYSKCMIRQGIDLCYAGCNIADCTERTSNQPVEGVNMEEDV